The sequence CGCCCGCCCGCCCGGGCGGGTGGCTCCGTCCCGCCCGCACGACGTCAGGAGGACGATGCCGCACGACACGGCGCCACCGGCCGCCCCGCCGGACGAGGACGTCCACGGGCTCGCCGTCCGCTACCTGCTGGAGTGGGCCGGAGCGCCCGAACGGGGCGGACACCGCTGCGACCCCGGGATCCCGGTGCTGGCACATCTGGTCGCGGACGAACGGGCGGCGCCCGCCGCCGTGGCCGTGTGGTCCCGCACGGCCGGACGCGGGCCGTCCCACCCCGCGCTGTACGACGGGGGCCTGGCCGGCACGCTCGTCGGGCTGCGCCTCGGCGCCCGGGTGCTGCCCGGGCTCGGGGCCGCGGCGGACCGGCTCGGCGCCCACCTGGCCGGGCGCCCGGCCCGCTACCGCACCCACGAGGTCGCGTTCGTCGACTACGACCTGATCTCCGGCCCGTCCGGACTGCTGCTCGCCCTGTGCGCGACGGAACCGGCGCGGCCCCTGCCGCGTCCGCTCGCCGCCCACCTGGCGCTGCTGTGCGACGAGGAGGAACTGGGACGGCTGCGCGCGGGCCAGTACGCGGACCATCCTCTCCTGGCCTGGATGCAGGGCCGGGTCAACACCGGTATGGGGCACGGTGTCGCCGGACTGGTCGCCGCGCTCACCGCGGCACTGCGCCGCTCCGCCGCTGACCCGGACCCGGCCGTCGACCTCGCCGGGGCGCTCGGCCGGGCCACCCGCTGGCTGGTGCGCCAGGCGTACGACGACGAGCGGGGCATCCGCACCTGGCCCGGCGCCGGACCCGCGCGCCCGCCCTCCCCCGAGGCCAACCCCCGCCAGGCGTGGTGCTACGGCACGCCGGGAGTCGCCTGGGCGCTGTGGGACGCCGCCGACGCCCTCGGGGACGGTGCCGCCGCCGACTGGGCGGCGACCGCCTTCACCACGCTCGCCGAGCACTACGACGAGACCTTCCACCTCTTCGGCGACGCTCCGGGCGACCGCCTCGGGCTGTGCCACGGGGCGGCGGGCGTGCTGGCCGTCGCCGACGCCTTCGACCGCCACGCCCGGCTGCCTGCGGCCGGCACGCTGAAGGACCGGCTCGCCGGCCATCTGACGGCCCGGCTCGCCGCCCACCCGCTCGCCGAATGGCCCGCGGACCTTCTCACCGGCCTGCCGGGAGCGCTGGCCGCCCTGCTGACCGCCGTCCACGGGGCACCCCGCGGCTGGCTTCCGTGTCTGGGGCTGCGCTGACCGTCGGCCGCGGCGCCGGGCCGCACCCTCACTCCTCCCACCACGGGCGGCGGCCGGCGACCCGTCTCTTCGCGGCGAGGCTCCCGCCATCCGGCGGGGGTGGTCCGGCCACCTGCCGGATGGCTGAGCCGCCCGTGCTTCCCGGAGTGTGGGGACTGGACCAGTACCACCCCGCTCACCGGGCCGGTGAGGAGCCGCCTCGTGCGGAGAAGGAGGTTCGGATGGTGACCGTGCGACTGACGATGCTGTGCGCGACCGCCACGCCGGGCAGCCCCGGCCGGGTCTTCGGGGACGGTCTTCCGGGCGAAGACGGCCGGAGCGGGGCCACCGCGGCCCTCCCGCCGTACGCGCGGGCCCTGCGGGCGCCCTCCGTCCGCTGCGCGCGGATCGCCGAGGCCCTGGCGGTCGAGGCCGCGCCGGAGGACGCCCTGCGCGATCTGGACTACGGCGCGTGGGAGGGCCGCCTGCTCCAGGACATCGCGGCCGAGGACCCGCACGGTCTGTCCACCTGGCTGCGCGATCCGCGGGCCGCGCCGCACGGCGGCGAGTCCGTCGCCCGGCTCTGCGCCCGCACGGCGGCATGGCTGACGGCGCTGCCGGCCGGCCCGGGGCGGGTACTCGCGATCACCGAAGCCCCGGTCGTCCGGGCCGCGCTGGTCCACGCCCTGGCCGTACCGGCCCGCGCCTTCTGGCAGCTGCGGGTGCCGCCCCTGTCGACGGTGACGCTGACGCTGAGCGAGGGCCACTGGACGGCCCGGCTCGGCCGGCCCGCGGCACCGCGGCGGCCGTCGACGGCCGAGGAGGCCGTCCCCGTGGCCGCCCTCACCCTGCGTCCGGGCCGGGAGCGGCTGTGTCTCGCCGCACGGTCCTGACCTGACCTCGACCGCACGGCCGCGGCGGCGGGCGGCCACGCTCCGGCCTTCCCGTGGGTGCCGGGCGGCGCGGTCGCGTCCGGCGTGGTACGAATCGGACACAGTACTCCCACAGAGGCTGGAGCACACGTGATCCGGGTACTGGTGGTCGACGACGAAGCCCTGATCCGCACGGGCTTCCAGCGCATCCTGGACGCCGCCGACGGTATCGAGGTGGTCGGCGCGGTCTCCGGCGGCCAGGCCCTGCGGGCGGTACGGGAGAAGCGCCCCGATGTCGTCCTGCTGGACATCCGCATGCCGGACGTGGACGGGCTCACCGTACTGAGCGACATCCGGCGGCTGCCGCAGCCCCCGGTGGTCGCCATGCTGACCACGTTCGACATGGACGAGTACGTGGAGACGGCGCTGCGCTCGGGCGCCGCCGGCTTCCTGCTGAAGGACACCGATCCGGAGGCGCTGCCGCCGGCGGTGCAGAGCCTGGCCCGCGGCGGCACGGTGCTGTCGCCCAAGGTCACGCGCACGGTGGTGGACGGCTATCTGAACAGCGGGGCGCAGGAGCGCCCGCCCAAGGCGCTGGGACGGCTGACCGAGCGCGAGCGCGAGGTGCTGGTCCTGATCGCCGAGGGCCTGTCGAACACCGACATCGCGGCCCGGATGCATCTGAGCACCGGCACCGTCAAGGACCACGTCAGCGCGATCCTGACCAAGCTGGAGGTCAGCGGCCGGGTCCAGGCGGCCCTTCTCGCCCAGCGGGCGGGGCTCCTCGCCGAGGGCACGGGATGACCCGCCGCCCGTCCCCGCTGCTCCTGGACGGCGTGGCCGTGGCCATGGCGCTCCTCGACGTGTGGGCGCACTGGGACATCGACGAGCCGTTGCGGATGGCCTGCGCGCTGGCCGCCGCGGTCGCCCTGCTCCTGCGCCGGCGGCAGCCGCTGCTCACCTTCCTGCTCACGCTGCCCGCCGTGCTGCTGTCCGACGCGGTCTTCGCCTGCCTGGCCGCGCTGTACACGCTCGCCTCGTTCAACCGCCCGCGGGCGCTGCTGGTCGGGTGCGCCCTGGCGTTCGCGTTCAGCGACACGACGTCGCTGCCGTCGCCGCGGCTGGATCTGACCCGCACCCCGACGCTGATCGCGCTCGGCTACAGCGCGGCCACGGCGGCGGCGGCCGTCTTCCTGGGGCAGCTGGTGCGGACCCGCCACGATCTGTCGCTGCGGCTGGCCGAGATCTCGGAGGCGCGGGACCACCAGCAGTTGCTGACCGCGCAGGCCGTCCTCGCCAAGGAGCGCGCCCAGCTCGCCCGGGAGATGCACGATGTCGTCTCCCACCAGGTCAGTCTGATCGCCGTGCGCGCCGGAGCGCTGCAAGTGGGCGCGGGCGATCCGGAGACGAGGGAGGCGGCGGCGACGATCCGGCGGCTGAGCGTGCAGACGCTGGACGAGCTGCGCCACATGGTCGGTGTGCTGCGTGCGTCCAGCGGCCATCCCACGGAACTCACCCCGCAGCCGGCGCTCAGCGACATCCGGCGGCTGGCCGACAACTGCGGCCTCAGGACCGAGCTGCGCATGGCCCTGCCGGACGGTCTTCCGCCCACCGTCCAGCGCGCGGTCTACCGCACGGTCCAGGAGGCGCTGACGAACACCCGCAAGCACGCTCCCGGGGCGACCGCGCGCATCGACCTGAGCCATGCCGACGGTTCCGTGCGGGTCAGGATCACCAACACGGCGCCGACCCAGCCGCCGCTGCCCCTGCCCGGCGCCCACCACGGTCTGCTCGGGCTGCGTCAGCGCGCCGAACTCCTGGGCGGCACGATGACCTCGGGCCCGACCGGCGACGGCGGCTACGAGCTGTGCGTCGTGCTTCCGGCCGAGGACACGCGGTGACCGTGCGCGTCGGAGGGGTTCATGTCGCGGCGACGAGTGTGTTGTCGCCGGAGCGGCCGGCGAGGTAGTCCTCGACGTTGGACACGGTGGTGCGGACGATCTGGCCGACGGCGTCCTCGGTGAAGTACGCCTGGTGCGAGGTGAGCAGGACGTTGTTGAAGGTCATCAGCCGGGCCAGGCGTTCGTCGGTCATCACCTCCAGCGACTTGTCCAGGAAGAACACCCCGGCCTCCTCCTCGTACACGTCGAGGCCGACGCCGGTGAGCCGGCCGGCGCGCAGCGTCGCCAGCAGGGCGTCGGTGTCGACGAGGCCGCCCCGGCTGGAGTTGACCAGGATCGCGTCGTCCTTCATCAGGCCCAGCGCCTCGGCGTCGACGAGGTGATGGGTCTCCGGGAGCAGCGGCACGTGCAGGCTGACCAGGTCCGCTTCGGCGAACAGCCGCTCGCGGGGAACGTACTCCATGCCGAGCGCGAGGCAGTCCGGATTCTCCGCGATGTCCCAGCCCAGCAGCCGCATCCCGAATCCGTGGGCGATCGCGGTGAACGCGGAACCGATCTTTCCGGTGCCGACCACGCCGGCCGTCCGGCCGCGCAGGTCGCGGCCCATCAGCCCGTCGAGCCGGAAGTCGAACTCGCGGGTACGGTGCGCGGCGCGGACGATCCGGCGGTTGACCGCGAGAGCCAGGGTCCAGGCGAACTCGGCGACCGAGTACGGCGAGTAGGACGAGACGCGGGCGACCGTGACACCGAGTTCCCTCGCGGTGGCGAGGTCGATGTTGTTGTAGCCGGTGGACCGCTGGGCGATCATCCGGGTGCCGCCCCCGGCCAGGGAGCGCAGCACGCCGGCGTCCAGCGTGTCGTTGACACTGCTGAGCACGATCTCGTGGCCGGCGGCGGTGGGCACGGTGTCGCGGTCCAGGAACAGCCCCAGGCAGCGCAACTCGTGCCGCCCGTCGAGCACCTTGTCGAATTCCGTCCTGAGCAGGGGCTCCTCGTCGGAGAGAACACCGTACGCGATGATCTCCACGTGCACTCCTCCCGTCGGATCCCCCCACCGTAGGCCGCGCCGCCCCGGAACAGGCTCTCGCACACGCGGTACGAGGCGGACAACCACGCGTACGCCGACGTGGCCCACCGCTTCGGCGGCGACGCCGTCCTCGACGGTCACCTGCCGTTGCTCGACCTGATCGGCGTGGTCGCGCGGTCCTGCGCGGACCGCCCGGATCACCGCGAGGACTGGCGTCCTTGAACCGTCGTGGGGGTGGCGGTGGCTTGCCGGGCCTCGCGTGGGGCCGGGTGCGGGGAGGCGGACGGTCCGGTCGGCGGCTGAGCCTGGCGGGCTTTGCCGTCCTGCTCGGCGCGGGTGTCGTACGCGGCGCGGGCCGCGTCGATGTGCGGGAGGTTCAGCAGGCTCCACTCCAGCAGGGGCGCCGTGGCCTCGCGGAGGGTTGTGCCCATGGGAGTGAGGGCGTAACTGACGTGCGGCGGCATGACGTTGTGGACGGTTCG comes from Streptomyces sp. SCL15-4 and encodes:
- a CDS encoding lanthionine synthetase LanC family protein, translating into MPHDTAPPAAPPDEDVHGLAVRYLLEWAGAPERGGHRCDPGIPVLAHLVADERAAPAAVAVWSRTAGRGPSHPALYDGGLAGTLVGLRLGARVLPGLGAAADRLGAHLAGRPARYRTHEVAFVDYDLISGPSGLLLALCATEPARPLPRPLAAHLALLCDEEELGRLRAGQYADHPLLAWMQGRVNTGMGHGVAGLVAALTAALRRSAADPDPAVDLAGALGRATRWLVRQAYDDERGIRTWPGAGPARPPSPEANPRQAWCYGTPGVAWALWDAADALGDGAAADWAATAFTTLAEHYDETFHLFGDAPGDRLGLCHGAAGVLAVADAFDRHARLPAAGTLKDRLAGHLTARLAAHPLAEWPADLLTGLPGALAALLTAVHGAPRGWLPCLGLR
- a CDS encoding histidine phosphatase family protein codes for the protein MVTVRLTMLCATATPGSPGRVFGDGLPGEDGRSGATAALPPYARALRAPSVRCARIAEALAVEAAPEDALRDLDYGAWEGRLLQDIAAEDPHGLSTWLRDPRAAPHGGESVARLCARTAAWLTALPAGPGRVLAITEAPVVRAALVHALAVPARAFWQLRVPPLSTVTLTLSEGHWTARLGRPAAPRRPSTAEEAVPVAALTLRPGRERLCLAARS
- a CDS encoding response regulator transcription factor, which gives rise to MIRVLVVDDEALIRTGFQRILDAADGIEVVGAVSGGQALRAVREKRPDVVLLDIRMPDVDGLTVLSDIRRLPQPPVVAMLTTFDMDEYVETALRSGAAGFLLKDTDPEALPPAVQSLARGGTVLSPKVTRTVVDGYLNSGAQERPPKALGRLTEREREVLVLIAEGLSNTDIAARMHLSTGTVKDHVSAILTKLEVSGRVQAALLAQRAGLLAEGTG
- a CDS encoding sensor histidine kinase — translated: MTRRPSPLLLDGVAVAMALLDVWAHWDIDEPLRMACALAAAVALLLRRRQPLLTFLLTLPAVLLSDAVFACLAALYTLASFNRPRALLVGCALAFAFSDTTSLPSPRLDLTRTPTLIALGYSAATAAAAVFLGQLVRTRHDLSLRLAEISEARDHQQLLTAQAVLAKERAQLAREMHDVVSHQVSLIAVRAGALQVGAGDPETREAAATIRRLSVQTLDELRHMVGVLRASSGHPTELTPQPALSDIRRLADNCGLRTELRMALPDGLPPTVQRAVYRTVQEALTNTRKHAPGATARIDLSHADGSVRVRITNTAPTQPPLPLPGAHHGLLGLRQRAELLGGTMTSGPTGDGGYELCVVLPAEDTR
- a CDS encoding 2-hydroxyacid dehydrogenase, which codes for MEIIAYGVLSDEEPLLRTEFDKVLDGRHELRCLGLFLDRDTVPTAAGHEIVLSSVNDTLDAGVLRSLAGGGTRMIAQRSTGYNNIDLATARELGVTVARVSSYSPYSVAEFAWTLALAVNRRIVRAAHRTREFDFRLDGLMGRDLRGRTAGVVGTGKIGSAFTAIAHGFGMRLLGWDIAENPDCLALGMEYVPRERLFAEADLVSLHVPLLPETHHLVDAEALGLMKDDAILVNSSRGGLVDTDALLATLRAGRLTGVGLDVYEEEAGVFFLDKSLEVMTDERLARLMTFNNVLLTSHQAYFTEDAVGQIVRTTVSNVEDYLAGRSGDNTLVAAT
- a CDS encoding winged helix-turn-helix transcriptional regulator: MSTADGEPRRARAQEPCRTREVLDIVGDKWSLLVVRQLSRGPRRFIELKRAVDGISQRMLTVTLRGLERDGILTRTVHNVMPPHVSYALTPMGTTLREATAPLLEWSLLNLPHIDAARAAYDTRAEQDGKARQAQPPTGPSASPHPAPREARQATATPTTVQGRQSSR